A stretch of the bacterium SCSIO 12827 genome encodes the following:
- a CDS encoding copper uptake system-associated protein: protein MNTISLRLLFLVGMIVFVCPGAVQADDAGDAGAIRHLLHSTFDQPEAPLTVDPVTIIGDAAVVGWAQGDRGGRALMRNKHGVWEIVLCSGDALKDAAALVDFGLPAAQAQKLAAATEMAESKLAPVLRAKFSIFDGVMMMDEQGHHPTTDGHGVNTKN from the coding sequence ATGAATACCATCTCCCTGCGCCTTCTTTTCCTGGTTGGCATGATCGTGTTTGTTTGTCCGGGCGCCGTTCAAGCCGACGATGCAGGGGATGCGGGCGCCATCCGGCACCTGCTGCATTCGACGTTCGATCAACCGGAAGCGCCGTTGACAGTCGATCCCGTCACGATCATTGGGGATGCTGCTGTCGTCGGCTGGGCACAGGGCGATAGAGGGGGCCGCGCACTGATGCGAAACAAGCACGGTGTTTGGGAAATCGTTCTGTGCAGCGGCGACGCGCTGAAAGACGCGGCTGCTTTAGTGGATTTCGGTCTGCCTGCCGCCCAAGCGCAGAAACTCGCCGCCGCGACAGAAATGGCGGAGTCGAAACTTGCCCCCGTCCTCAGGGCGAAGTTTTCCATATTCGATGGGGTCATGATGATGGACGAGCAGGGCCACCACCCCACGACAGATGGGCACGGCGTCAACACTAAGAATTGA
- a CDS encoding TonB-dependent receptor, whose product MFSTLFSLPTVATADERRAVESAHHLPEVVVSATMVPTPADAVGSAITVITAEEIERKQVRVLSDVLREVPGLAVNRSGPVGTLTQVRIRGAEGNHTLVIIDGIEVNDPSGGSEFDFGQLRAADIERIEVLRGAQSALYGSDAIGGVINIVTKKGKGPATVEANAEGGSFATSMGSVSLRGGTEKYHYSIGASGYRTAGISIAPEEDGNTELDGNENATINFKVGVTPLDNLSFDLFGRYVKDSTETDNQPSVGGIIKTVDADKQTDTIQRSGGMLATYGLFDGAWVQSFGGAVHTDRADSRTNGIETYHADGDKWRFHYKSDLSFDTPDIAEARHGLTFLAEREDETQFTKSNFSTSDRDITNYGYVGEYRVSLWDSLHLTGGIRYDDNDIFNDKRTYRMTAAYVHHETGTRLHGSYGTGAKNPTLSELFGSTATYTGNPNLRPETSRGWDAGVEQGFLGDRLIADLTYFNNRITDLISGSGNTSVNLDGITKIQGVELSVAADLGHGLSLKGQYTYTDGQDANRKELVRRAKHIASMNLAYAFLNGKAKVDLGVDFNGVQRDMEFSNSYGTSRSIRLDEYFLVNIAGSYEIKDGVELFARVENLLDQKYQEVLFYDEPGIAGYFGIRTRFGL is encoded by the coding sequence TTGTTTTCCACTCTTTTCTCCCTGCCGACGGTGGCGACGGCAGATGAACGCCGTGCCGTTGAATCGGCCCATCATCTGCCGGAAGTCGTGGTTTCCGCGACCATGGTGCCAACGCCCGCCGACGCCGTGGGCAGCGCCATCACGGTGATCACGGCGGAGGAGATCGAACGCAAACAGGTCCGCGTTCTATCGGACGTACTGCGCGAGGTTCCCGGTCTGGCCGTCAACCGGTCAGGCCCCGTGGGGACCCTCACCCAGGTCCGCATCCGCGGCGCCGAAGGCAACCACACACTGGTCATCATCGACGGCATCGAGGTCAACGACCCCAGCGGCGGATCGGAGTTCGATTTCGGCCAGTTGCGCGCCGCCGACATCGAACGGATCGAAGTTCTTCGGGGCGCCCAATCAGCGCTTTACGGCAGTGACGCGATCGGCGGCGTCATCAACATCGTGACCAAGAAAGGCAAGGGCCCGGCGACCGTCGAGGCCAACGCCGAAGGCGGTTCCTTTGCGACAAGCATGGGTTCCGTCAGCCTGCGTGGCGGCACCGAAAAATACCACTATTCCATCGGCGCGAGCGGTTATCGCACAGCCGGCATTTCTATCGCCCCGGAAGAAGACGGCAATACCGAACTGGATGGCAATGAAAACGCCACCATAAATTTCAAGGTCGGTGTCACCCCCCTAGATAACCTGTCCTTCGACCTATTCGGGCGCTACGTGAAGGATTCCACGGAAACGGACAATCAGCCCTCCGTTGGCGGAATCATCAAGACCGTGGATGCCGATAAACAGACGGATACCATCCAGCGCAGCGGCGGGATGCTCGCGACGTACGGATTGTTCGACGGCGCCTGGGTGCAGTCATTCGGCGGCGCCGTTCACACGGACCGCGCCGATTCTCGCACCAACGGGATCGAGACCTACCACGCCGACGGCGACAAGTGGCGGTTCCACTACAAAAGCGATCTGTCCTTCGACACGCCGGATATCGCCGAAGCACGGCACGGCCTGACCTTCCTGGCGGAACGGGAGGATGAAACCCAGTTCACCAAAAGCAACTTCAGCACGTCGGACCGGGACATCACCAACTACGGCTATGTCGGGGAATACCGCGTTTCCCTGTGGGACAGTCTGCACCTGACCGGCGGCATCCGTTACGACGACAACGACATCTTCAACGACAAACGCACCTACCGGATGACGGCGGCTTACGTCCACCACGAAACCGGCACCCGCCTGCATGGCAGTTACGGCACCGGGGCCAAAAACCCGACCCTGTCGGAACTGTTCGGCTCCACCGCCACCTACACGGGCAATCCGAACCTGCGGCCGGAAACCAGCCGTGGCTGGGATGCCGGTGTCGAACAAGGTTTCCTCGGCGACCGGCTGATTGCCGACCTGACCTATTTCAACAACCGCATCACGGACCTGATCTCGGGCAGCGGCAATACCTCGGTCAACCTGGACGGGATCACAAAAATTCAGGGGGTCGAGTTGTCCGTCGCAGCGGACCTGGGCCATGGCCTGAGCCTGAAAGGCCAATACACCTATACGGACGGGCAGGACGCCAACCGCAAGGAATTGGTTCGGCGGGCGAAGCATATCGCAAGCATGAACCTTGCCTATGCGTTTCTGAACGGCAAGGCAAAGGTCGATCTGGGGGTCGATTTCAACGGCGTCCAACGCGATATGGAGTTCTCGAACTCTTACGGCACGAGCCGATCGATCAGGTTGGACGAGTACTTTTTGGTCAACATCGCCGGCTCCTACGAGATCAAGGACGGGGTGGAACTGTTCGCCCGGGTGGAGAACCTGCTCGACCAGAAATACCAGGAAGTCCTGTTCTACGACGAGCCGGGGATCGCTGGCTATTTCGGCATTCGCACCCGGTTCGGCCTCTAG